The Vibrio toranzoniae sequence TGTACCAGCCTCGCCATTAACTTCATTTTGTAAGTATTTCGTTGGTAACAACGATGAGTTTGAGTGTTCAAGTTAAAGGAAGATTCATGAAAATCTTATATGGCGTACAAGGTACTGGCAATGGTCATATTGCGCGCGCACGAGCAATGGCAGTGGCTTTTCGTCAACATAATATCGATGTTGATTTTCTCTTTTCAGGGCGTGAAGAGAGTCAGTACTTCTCAATGGAAGCGTTTGGAAACTATCAAACTCGCCATGGTTTAACTTTTTACAGTGAACAGGGGAAGGTTAAATACGGCAAGACATTGATGAAAAATAATATCTGGCGATTTCTCAGTGAGACTAATCAGCTCGATCTGACATCGTATGATTTAGTGCTTAACGATTTTGAGCCGGTGACCGCTTGGGCCGCAAAAAGACAGGGTGTGCCTTGCATAGGAATAAGTCACCAGAATGCGTTCCGTTATGATGTCCCAAAAGAAGGAGGAAACTGGCTAGAACACTCCGTGATCCGACATTTCGCCCCAACAGAGCACAGCATTGGGCTGCATTGGTATCACTTTGAACAGCCAATATTACCACCTATCGTTCACACGCTAGCTCGTCATGAAAAAACGATAGATCAACAACACTTCACTTTGGTCTACTTGCCATTTGAGAATCGGGATGCGATCTCTGAATTACTAATGAAATTCATTTCTCACAATTTTGTCTGTTACCACCCGAGCGTGATTGAGCCTAACCGAATCGAAAATATTGAGTTCAAACCACTCAGCCACACAGGCTTCCAGCTCGACCTAAATCGCTGCTCTGGTGTGGTAGCCAATGGTGGATTTGAATTGCCATCTGAAGCTTTAACGTTGGGTAAGAAATTGCTCCTTAAACCGCTCGAAGGGCAGTTCGAACAACAGAGCAATGTGGCGACGCTAGAGGCGCTTGGATTGGCTCAAACAATGAGTTTTTTAGACGCCGCTATCTTACGTGAATGGCTCAGCGAAAAGCAGGCTGAAGTGGTTACTTATCCAGATGTCGCAAATGCGCTCGTTGAATGGATATTGGCGGGAGATTGGTCCCATCAAGATGACTTAAGAAAACAACTTTGGGACAAGGTGGACTTCCCTAGTTATGTCTCGCTCACCTAACTCATAAGTGGTGTTTTTGAATGTACTGGTTAAATAATTCATGACTTCAATGGGTGGTGTGAAATGTAGCCAAACGATAGAACAGCTAAATAAGTAGCAATGATACTCATAAATACAGCATTTTATGTTTTTTTATAATTATTCAATTATTTGATTTTTAAGCACTATTTAATTGCGGAGGTAAAATAAAATTATTCTTTATCAATCTTGTTGTTAGCTCGAGATGTATTGGTTAATAGTAGTGGTAATTCGAAAAATATCGATATGATAAATATAAGAACTGGTGGTTATCTATTCCCACACCATTACCAATTTAACGCTGTCGAACTGACCA is a genomic window containing:
- a CDS encoding MJ1255/VC2487 family glycosyltransferase, whose product is MKILYGVQGTGNGHIARARAMAVAFRQHNIDVDFLFSGREESQYFSMEAFGNYQTRHGLTFYSEQGKVKYGKTLMKNNIWRFLSETNQLDLTSYDLVLNDFEPVTAWAAKRQGVPCIGISHQNAFRYDVPKEGGNWLEHSVIRHFAPTEHSIGLHWYHFEQPILPPIVHTLARHEKTIDQQHFTLVYLPFENRDAISELLMKFISHNFVCYHPSVIEPNRIENIEFKPLSHTGFQLDLNRCSGVVANGGFELPSEALTLGKKLLLKPLEGQFEQQSNVATLEALGLAQTMSFLDAAILREWLSEKQAEVVTYPDVANALVEWILAGDWSHQDDLRKQLWDKVDFPSYVSLT